In one Drosophila pseudoobscura strain MV-25-SWS-2005 chromosome X, UCI_Dpse_MV25, whole genome shotgun sequence genomic region, the following are encoded:
- the ko gene encoding uncharacterized protein ko, whose translation MGTKSPGGPQRCRLILQRCLAIQLTKPGHTAPEDFWMYDSGYMIFQNFLAANAQCWWNGPLTAATRALKYAGHVAPGMLLVTAEPCALEVLRGAFARSVLKPPATYMISSVGDIDDCIVTPTVQGQFTPLPEALCDVIMDLTAEGQSATVEHVRGKLGARFPHMTTPATEVIYDTLAQLMQEQKIYQTSKGYFIFTPERRRSRSRPRSNHHQMNGGLAYAQLEEEEQQHSDDVVPQEARTMLMSNSEALHSLYGEISTERDGDLTHQCIQTNLADVICGGNPNDKIIYPRAAKRRSASFPTPRSLERRHSLRLFGSSKRLQRCASTRSLSKTYAQTLNTTDSSSSEYQSTDSSSPKKGSLLSRLFRRSGRAKQRQIETYSAQFPPAEWFNTRAVHLHSVGTQTAEHDMPVAHTLSNSTFYDGSELSQRSSTLPRRHRRHMSSESTFLISSRDCSPIRRRSPVYCSGSLPRSTQSIPATTVTTTAAKMNHSSATLSRLGHPMGQGQGQGQGQGHAPPKTAQKSVIGKHIFESSPSRSATLKAAAAKRQTDGLIINSCTDNKATYRSLQSSGPSSLESCKTSSMFASGPSSIDSIGKVSFSQKTSGHSSLDSQCSTNTAVVAPPSTGSSGIGGGGGGSGSSGGSTRSILLLNGSPRGTPRHQAMRARVAEAQAQRQRASTPNRILEELSYPHTHTHTHNGVPNSSSNNSITLQVTTTSSGAGQSIPSTKIFVQNSPVRSVITLENGKMLENSNVFIINNETMTNERGEIIKKTLSKQTSSPAAAAAPASAPAATSTPVRQTAAQQQQQHQQQQQQQQQQQESVSNEQTLSETEANSETCDSISFISESCSPDNTCPVDMPEIPEIPIYDGGKYAKNTNNDATMNNSRKLCLQLANGIAYKNNVLKNESQPNSPSAEQQQPLKLAALAKQDFEIAGSVGNLHFYEKSSKDLGPAQSNHNLMMNSSSDLKHLCYESVCQLQKGSMNGDEMALAHLLRKSNNPNPVGSEPNLALKDLANDKAMDKEGIDRRLSLTKESLEQGMGMGMGMGMGSVLAGGNEELYNFPSLTDLSFNFTSLAARKILQGVSLNSIDTLVELNMAAAAAAAAAAANNSKEKQQNNQTAAAATAASVCTDFGMV comes from the exons GCGACATTGACGATTGCATTGTGACGCCGACGGTTCAGGGACAGTTCACGCCGCTGCCGGAGGCGCTCTGCGACGTGATCATGGACCTCACCGCCGAGGGGCAGTCGGCCACCGTGGAGCATGTGCGGGGCAAGCTGGGCGCCCGCTTCCCCCACATGACGACGCCCGCCACGGAGGTGATCTACGACACGCTGGCCCAGCTGATGCAGGAGCAGAAGATCTACCAGACGTCGAAGGGATACTTCATCTTTACGCCAGA ACGACGCCGCAGTCGGTCGCGACCGCGCAGCAATCACCATCAGATGAACGGGGGCCTGGCCTACgcccagctggaggaggaggagcagcagcacagcgaCGATGTGGTGCCCCAAGAGGCACGCACCATGCTCATGTCCAACTCGGAGGCCCTGCACTCGCTGTACGGCGAGATATCCACGGAGCGGGACGGCGACCTCACCCACCAGTGCATCCAAACGAATCTGGCGGATGTGATCTGCGGAG GCAACCCCAACGACAAGATCATTTACCCAAGAGCGGCCAAGCGACGCAGCGCCTCGTTTCCGACGCCACGCAGCTTGGAGCGGCGGCACAGTTTGCGGCTCTTTGGATCATCGAAGCGCCTGCAACGCTGCGCCTCCACCCGCAGTCTGTCCAAGACGTACGCCCAGACGCTGAACACCacggacagcagcagctcggaATACCAAAGCACAGATTCGTCATCACCCA AAAAAGGATCTTTGCTCTCACGCCTGTTCCGACGCAGTGGCAGGGCCAAGCAGCGCCAGATCGAGACATATTCCGCACAGTTCCCGCCCGCAGAGTGGTTCAACACGCGAGCCGTCCATCTGCACAGCGTGGGCACCCAAACGGCCGAGCAC GACATGCCTGTGGCCCACACCCTCTCCAATTCGACCTTCTACGACGGCTCGGAGCTGAGCCAGCGCTCGTCGACGCTGCCGCGTCGCCACCGCCGTCACATGTCCAGCGAATCGACCTTCTTGATATCCTCGCGCGACTGCTCGCCCATCCGACGCCGTTCGCCGGTTTACTGCAGCGGCTCGCTACCTCGCTCCACGCAGTCCATACCAGCCACCACAGTCACGACGACAGCCGCCAAGATGAACCACTCCTCGGCCACGCTCTCGCGCCTGGGCCACCccatggggcaggggcaggggcaagggcaggggcaggggcacgcgCCCCCGAAGACAGCACAAAAGTCGGTGATTGGGAAGCACATCTTTGAGAGCTCGCCCTCGCGCTCCGCCACCCTgaaggcggcggcggccaagCGCCAGACGGACGGACTGATCATCAACAGCTGCACGGACAACAAGGCCACGTACAGGAGCCTGCAGAGCAGCGGCCCCTCCAGCCTGGAGTCGTGCAAGACGTCCTCGATGTTCGCGAGCGGCCCCTCGAGCATCGACAGCATCGGCAAGGTCTCGTTCAGCCAGAAGACCAGCGGCCATTCTAGTCTCGATTCGCAGTGTTCCACCAACACCGCCGTGGTGGCGCCCCCTTCAACGGGCAGCAGTGGCatcggcggcggaggcggcggcagtggcagcagtggcggcAGCACGCGTTCCATTCTGCTGCTGAACGGTTCGCCGCGGGGCACGCCGCGTCACCAGGCGATGCGGGCCCGCGTGGccgaggcccaggcccagaggcagagggcTAGCACACCGAATCGCATCCTGGAGGAGCTCAGCtacccccacacccacacgcacacccacaaCGGAGTGCCCAACTCGAGCAGCAACAACTCGATCACGCTGCAGGTCACGACCACGTCGAGCGGGGCCGGCCAGAGCATACCCAGCACCAAGATCTTTGTGCAGAACTCGCCAGTGAGGAGCGTGATCACCCTGGAGAACGGCAAGATGCTGGAGAACTCGAATGTGTTCATCATCAACAACGAAACGATGACCAACGAGCGGGGGGAGATCATCAAGAAGACGCTCTCCAAGCAGACCTCCTCCCCAGCTGCAGCGGCCGCTCCGGCGTCTGCTCCAGCGGCCACCTCCACGCCAGTCCGCCAGacagcagcacaacaacagcagcagcaccagcagcaacagcagcagcaacagcagcagcaggagtctGTGTCCAACGAGCAGACCCTCAGCGAAACGGAGGCCAACTCGGAGACCTGTGACTCCATTTCCTTCATCAGCGAGAGCTGCTCGCCGGACAACACGTGCCCCGTCGACATGCCAGAGATCCCGGAGATCCCGATCTACGACGGCGGCAAGTACGCCAAGAACACCAACAATGATGCCACAATGAACAACAGCCGGAAGCTCTGCCTCCAGCTGGCGAACGGGATTGCCTACAAGAACAATGTCCTGAAGAACGAGTCGCAGCCGAACTCGCCCAgtgccgagcagcagcagcccctgAAGCTGGCGGCCCTGGCCAAGCAGGACTTCGAGATCGCCGGGTCCGTGGGCAATCTGCACTTTTACGAGAAGAGCTCCAAGGACCTGGGCCCGGCGCAGAGCAACCACAATCTGATGATGAACAGCAGCTCCGATCTGAAGCACCTCTGCTACGAGTCCGTCTGCCAGCTGCAGAAGGGTTCGATGAACGGCGACGAGATGGCGCTGGCCCACTTGCTGCGCAAGTCGAACAATCCGAATCCGGTGGGCAGCGAGCCCAATCTGGCGCTGAAGGATCTGGCCAACGACAAGGCCATGGACAAGGAGGGCATCGACCGACGTCTCAGCCTGACCAAGGAGTCCCTGGAGcagggcatgggcatgggcatgggaatgggcatgggcagTGTCTTGGCGGGCGGCAACGAGGAGCTCTACAACTTTCCCAGCCTCACCGACCTGTCGTTCAACTTTACGTCGCTGGCGGCACGCAAGATCCTGCAGGGCGTCAGCCTCAACAGCATCGACACCCTGGTGGAGCTGAAcatggcagcggcggcggcggcggcagcggcagccgcaaACAATTCAaaggagaagcagcaaaaCAACCAAACAGCGGCGGCCGCAACGGCAGCTTCAGTCTGCACCGACTTCGGGATGGTCTAG
- the DnaJ-1 gene encoding dnaJ protein homolog 1: MAKDFYKILGIDKKANDDEIKKAYRKLALKYHPDKNKSPQAEERFKEIAEAYEVLSDKKKRDIFDQYGEEGLKGGMPGPDGKSQPDGGFQYQFHGDPRATFAQFFGASDPFGAFFGGGDNMFGGVGGVPCSNTSEVFLNMGADDMFGGFNPNAGAFRSQSFNAQAPSRKRQQQQDPPIEHDLYVTLEEVDRGCTKKMKISRMSITQTGNARKEEKVLSITVKPGWKAGTKITFPKEGDQAPNKVPADIIFIIRDKPHGQFKREGSDLRYTAQVSLKQALCGSAVSVPTLQGDRIPVNSANEIIKPTTTRRINGRGLPFPKEPSRRGDLIVAFDIKFPDKLPASLMNQLAEMLPN, translated from the coding sequence ATGGCCAAGGACTTCTACAAGATTCTGGGCATTGACAAGAAGGCCAACGACGATGAAATCAAGAAGGCGTATCGCAAGCTGGCACTGAAATACCATCCGGACAAGAACAAGAGTCCACAGGCCGAGGAGCGCTTCAAGGAGATCGCCGAGGCGTACGAGGTACTGTCGGACAAGAAGAAGCGCGACATCTTTGACCAGTACGGCGAGGAGGGGCTGAAGGGTGGCATGCCCGGACCAGATGGCAAGAGCCAGCCAGACGGCGGATTCCAGTATCAGTTCCACGGAGATCCACGTGCCACTTTCGCACAGTTCTTTGGCGCCTCGGATCCCTTCGGCGCGTTCTTTGGTGGTGGCGACAACATGTTTGGTGGAGTCGGTGGCGTCCCTTGCAGCAATACAAGTGAGGTCTTCCTGAACATGGGCGCCGATGATATGTTTGGCGGCTTCAATCCCAATGCTGGAGCCTTCCGCTCCCAATCATTCAATGCCCAGGCTCCAAGTCGgaagcgacagcagcagcaggatccGCCCATCGAACATGACCTGTATGTGACGCTGGAGGAGGTCGACAGAGGCTGCACCAAGAAGATGAAGATCTCGCGCATGTCCATTACGCAGACGGGCAACGCGCGCAAAGAGGAAAAGGTGCTGAGCATCACCGTGAAGCCGGGCTGGAAGGCGGGCACAAAGATCACCTTCCCCAAGGAGGGCGATCAGGCGCCAAACAAAGTCCCTGCGGACATCATATTCATCATACGCGACAAGCCGCACGGCCAGTTCAAGCGCGAGGGCAGCGATCTGCGGTATACCGCTCAGGTGAGCTTGAAGCAGGCCCTGTGCGGGTCAGCGGTGAGCGTTCCCACACTACAAGGTGACCGCATCCCCGTGAACTCAGCCAACGAAATCATCAAGCCCACCACCACGCGACGTATCAATGGCCGCGGCCTGCCCTTCCCCAAGGAACCATCGCGTCGCGGCGACCTGATAGTGGCCTTTGACATCAAGTTCCCGGACAAACTGCCGGCCAGCCTGATGAACCAGCTGGCGGAGATGCTGCCAAATTAG
- the LOC6900098 gene encoding enhancer of rudimentary homolog: MPCTILLLIQPDERLQKRTYSRFHSIDDCVDRVCAIYESVLERKYPDMRVIHYDIAELYDFMDELKDIVCLVKQEGASEYVPRNKQWIKEQIFVKLNTILKTEQAKKDLNYSEEDA; this comes from the coding sequence ATGCCGTGCACCATTCTTCTACTGATCCAGCCCGACGAGCGTCTGCAGAAGCGCACCTACTCCCGTTTCCACAGCATCGACGACTGCGTGGATCGCGTGTGCGCCATCTACGAATCGGTTCTGGAGCGCAAATACCCCGACATGCGTGTCATCCACTACGACATCGCCGAACTGTACGACTTCATGGACGAGCTGAAGGACATCGTCTGCTTGGTAAAGCAGGAGGGCGCCAGCGAGTACGTGCCGCGCAACAAGCAGTGGATCAAGGAGCAGATATTTGTAAAACTGAACACCATCTTGAAAACGGAACAAGCCAAAAAGGACCTCAACTACTCAGAAGAAGATGCATGA
- the aly gene encoding uncharacterized protein aly — protein MSMETNGNVGSDGITGLTPPQLSEIGLGTATRISKMEVEKEKATASGQPDGDGDGDDDGDDELFVKRPAFYGLSPTKFLSLPGQALTVVNAAKEGNVLASFVHLMSCLPAQRWMWCEFAYSFIDEPIAGSAFYDLDKLMKEMGCRIATRTMPRRCWQLVRQPIGRPRRFSKAFIASDLEEWDHVRDLVRQMQKGIFDVKKHENDLPLLPSRVPMALAMDTKVTTYLPTGFAHGLVVSHEPKTNTYLVKLTSGGAAKEKDKQKDKQKDKQKQKGKEKGKEQEKQWLRLLDKKLQGDMVCESLPLPIMMVTTIEPVRQKGASKKDEKSATFSSAGFSKTLLESVVAIKNLMVIKQKTVDDFIQLNKEFETLRAQPTVRRDPKSSAERDEQQRCFAAHMIALHRVNGDILKPLRILHQFLDEYKEMEDLKAKTMTARERFQQCRLQSDLDLKSAEAKLGLVVKSDATRDLIRTLHTILYLCGALSSEKSADIRTIIDDIMASTMVNMPPDLSAVFKQKLSNVTPLCEAFGRVRKEPTLKARPIARQPKPTGKQPGRQPGKPLGKPLGKPLPKPLGKPPGKPLGKPLPPQVKPQPKPQPKPKPQPKAQPKPKPNPKPQPKPKPKPKPKPQVQPQLQPQLQPQLQPQLQLQEINLDEFVMSEAISLPLETYDLYQSYETLAAFGEPDQMDQQHDIVFDDLMEPLLDNLLDE, from the coding sequence ATGTCAATGGAAACCAATGGAAATGTGGGCAGTGACGGCATCACGGGCTTGACGCCGCCACAGCTTTCGGAAATCGGCTTGGGCACGGCCACAAGAATTTCAAAGATGgaggtggaaaaggaaaaggcaaCGGCCAGCGGCCAGcccgatggcgatggcgatggcgatgacgatggcgatgacgagCTCTTTGTGAAACGGCCCGCTTTCTATGGGCTCAGTCCAACGAAGTTCCTCTCGCTGCCCGGGCAAGCTCTGACAGTGGTCAACGCGGCGAAGGAGGGGAACGTCCTGGCCTCTTTCGTCCACTTAATGAGTTGCTTGCCAGCGCAGCGCTGGATGTGGTGCGAGTTCGCATACTCGTTTATCGACGAGCCCATAGCGGGCAGCGCCTTCTACGATCTGGACAAGCTCATGAAGGAAATGGGCTGCCGGATCGCCACGCGCACCATGCCGCGCCGCTGCTGGCAGCTGGTGCGTCAGCCGATCGGCAGGCCGCGACGCTTCTCAAAGGCCTTCATAGCCTCAGACCTGGAGGAGTGGGATCACGTGCGCGACCTTGTGCGCCAGATGCAGAAGGGCATCTTCGATGTGAAGAAGCACGAGAACgacttgccgctgctgcccagTCGTGTCCCGATGGCGCTGGCGATGGACACCAAGGTAACGACCTACCTGCCGACCGGATTCGCCCATGGGCTGGTCGTCAGCCACGAGCCCAAGACCAACACTTACCTCGTGAAGCTGACTAGTGGGGGAGCCGCCAAGGAGAAGGACAAGCAGAAGGACAAGCAGAAGgacaagcagaagcagaaggggaaggagaaggggaaggagcaggagaagcagtGGCTGCGTCTGCTCGACAAGAAGCTGCAGGGGGACATGGTCTGCGAGagtctgccactgcccatAATGATGGTCACGACCATTGAACCCGTTCGTCAGAAGGGTGCCTCCAAGAAGGACGAAAAGTCGGCCACGTTCTCGAGTGCCGGCTTCAGCAAGACCCTGCTGGAGTCCGTGGTGGCGATTAAGAACCTCATGGTCATCAAGCAGAAGACCGTCGACGATTTTATCCAGCTGAACAAGGAGTTCGAGACGCTCAGGGCTCAGCCCACGGTTCGTCGTGACCCGAAGTCGAGCGCCGAGCGCGACGAGCAGCAGCGCTGCTTTGCGGCCCACATGATCGCACTGCATCGCGTCAACGGGGACATCCTGAAGCCCCTGCGCATCCTCCATCAGTTTCTGGACGAGTACAAGGAGATGGAGGATCTGAAGGCCAAGACCATGACGGCCCGCGAGCGCTTTCAGCAGTGCCGGCTGCAGTCCGACCTCGATCTGAAGTCGGCCGAGGCTAAGCTCGGCCTCGTGGTCAAATCGGATGCCACACGCGACCTGATTCGCACTCTCCACACGATCCTGTATTTGTGCGGGGCATTGAGCAGCGAAAAGAGCGCCGACATTCGCACCATTATCGATGATATTATGGCCAGCACAATGGTGAATATGCCGCCCGATTTGAGTGCCGTTTTCAAGCAGAAGTTATCCAATGTTACACCGCTGTGCGAGGCCTTTGGGCGCGTCCGCAAGGAGCCTACCTTGAAGGCAAGACCAATTGCTAgacagccaaagccaacggGAAAGCAACCGGGAAGGCAACCGGGAAAGCCACTGGGCAAGCCACTGGGAAAGCCACTGCCAAAGCCACTGGGCAAGCCACCGGGAAAGCCACTGGGAAAGCCTCTGCCGCCACAGGTAAAGCCACAGCcgaagccacagccaaagccaaagccacagccgaaggcacagccaaagcccaagccaaacccaaagccacagccaaagccaaagccaaagcctaagccaaagccacaggtacagccacagctacagccacagctacagcctcagctacagccacagctacagctacaggaAATAAATTTGGATGAGTTTGTAATGTCCGAAGCCATTTCTCTGCCTCTGGAGACCTATGACCTCTATCAGTCCTATGAGACGCTGGCAGCGTTCGGAGAGCCCGACCAAATGGACCAGCAGCACGATATCGTCTTCGACGACTTGATGGAGCCACTGCTGGACAATCTCCTGGACGAGTAG
- the LOC4812525 gene encoding glycerol-3-phosphate phosphatase encodes MNFVLSRRVLRMGGCQVLEPNIYNVRQLLKTFDTIVYAADGVLWRHGQALTGAADTFNALRAMGKNSFICTNNSEASCRALTKKAHSLGFLIAENEILSSAQALARYMRERKFNRKVYIVGGQGIKDELRQVGIESLPLDLASTQENSMVDQVQKMYLDANVGAVAVGMDLGLNVLKLTKASIYLRDPRTLFLATNRDRAFPVAADRQVPGAGVVVAAIQAVAKRAPFTCGKPSPYVCSHLIRQGVIEPERTLLVGDTMYTDMQFGYNCGFHTLLVGTGVSSLQDVRHALASKQAIAYQQIPDLYLHRLSDLLPFIPSRNY; translated from the exons ATGAATTTCGTTTTGTCGCGGCGAGTGCTGCGGATGGGCGGCTGCCAGGTGCTGGAACCAAACATATATAATGTCCGCCAACTGCTGAAGACCTTCGACACGATCGTCTACGCCGCGGATGGGGTGCTGTGGCGCCACGGGCAGGCACTCACGGGAGCTGCCGATACGTTCAATGCCCTGCGGGCGATGGGCAAGAATTCGTTCATCTGCACCAACAACTCGGAGGCCTCGTGCCGGGCCCTGACCAAGAAGGCACACAGCCTGGGCTTCCTGATAGCCGAGAACGAGATCCTGTCCTCGGCGCAGGCTCTGGCCCGCTATATGCGAGAGCGGAAGTTCAATCGCAAGGTCTACATCGTGGGTGGCCAGGGCATCAAGGACGAGCTGCGGCAGGTCGGGATCGAGAGTCTGCCGCTGGACTTGGCCTCCACGCAGGAGAACTCCATGGTGGACCAGGTGCAAAAAATGTACTTAGATGCGAATGTGGGCGCCGTGGCCGTCGGCATGGACTTGGGCCTCAATGTGCTGAAGCTGACCAAGGCCAGCATATACCTCCGGGACCCAAGGACCCTCTTTTTGGCCACCAATCGCGATCGTGCCTTTCCAGTGGCTGCCGACCGTCAAGTGCCCGGGGCGGGAGTCGTGGTGGCTGCCATACAGGCGGTGGCCAAGCGGGCCCCGTTCACCTGCGGCAAGCCCAGTCCCTATGTCTGCTCCCATCTGATACGTCAGGGTGTCATCGAGCCGGAACGCACCCTGCTGGTGGGCGACAC CATGTACACGGATATGCAGTTCGGCTACAACTGCGGCTTTCACACTCTACTGGTGGGCACTGGTGTCAGCAGTCTGCAGGATGTCCGCCATGCCCTGGCCTCTAAGCAGGCCATTGCGTACCAGCAGATACCAGACCTGTATCTGCACAGGCTCTCGGACTTGCTGCCATTCATACCCTCCCGAAACTATTAA
- the LOC4812131 gene encoding glycerol-3-phosphate phosphatase → MFKRTCTDLTKIPKEKVRQWLTTIESVIFDADGVLWHLNRPINGAVETFNMIKSSGRQVLVATNHSGLLTKDLAAKAQQFGYEIQEEQILSSALSVARFLSAKGFKKKAYIVGESAIVDELAKENICSFSVGKEKLLKPMEQFAKDMYLDHEVGAVIIGKDESFNVPKIIRASSYLQEPKVLFLGTCLDTAYPVGKNRMIVGAGAMVAAVKAITGRMPLILGKPNPLMVEQLLQCGVLKRESTLMVGDTLYTDILFASNCGFQSLFVGTGVSTLKEVRQICNDEGHSKVDMIPDTYLPSLGHLREFLC, encoded by the exons ATGTTCAAGCGTACCTGCACGGATCTGACCAAAATACCCAAGGAGAAGGTGCGCCAGTGGCTGACCACAATCGAATCGGTGATATTCGATGCCGACGGTGTTCTGTGGCACCTGAACCGGCCGATCAATGGGGCAGTGGAGACCTTTAACATGATCAAGAGCTCGGGCAGGCAGGTGCTGGTGGCGACCAACCATTCGGGTCTGCTCACCAAGGATCTGGCCGCGAAGGCTCAGCAGTTCGGCTACGAGATCCAGGAAGAGCAGATACTGAGCTCGGCGCTGTCCGTGGCCAGGTTCCTCAGCGCGAAGGGGTTCAAAAAGAAGGCGTACATCGTCGGGGAGTCGGCCATTGTCGATGAGCTGGCCAAGGAGAACATCTGCAGCTTCTCTGTGGGCAAGGAGAAGCTGCTCAAGCCCATGGAACAGTTTGCCAAGGATATGTACCTGGATCACGAGGTGGGCGCCGTGATAATCGGCAAGGATGAGAGCTTCAATGTGCCGAAGATAATCAGGGCCAGTTCGTACCTCCAGGAGCCGAAGGTCCTCTTCCTGGGCACCTGTCTGGACACCGCCTATCCGGTGGGCAAAAACCGGATGATTGTGGGCGCCGGTGCCATGGTGGCCGCCGTGAAGGCCATCACTGGCCGAATGCCGCTGATTTTGGGCAAGCCGAATCCCCTGATggtggagcagctgctgcaatgCGGCGTCCTCAAGCGGGAGTCCACGCTGATGGTTGGCGACAC TCTCTACACGGACATACTGTTCGCCAGCAACTGCGGCTTCCAATCGCTTTTCGTGGGCACCGGCGTCAGCACCTTGAAAGAGGTGCGCCAGATTTGCAATGACGAAGGACACAGCAAAGTGGACATGATCCCAGACACCTATCTGCCCTCTCTGGGACACTTGCGGGAGTTCCTCTGCTAG